The following proteins are encoded in a genomic region of Natrinema sp. DC36:
- a CDS encoding fumarylacetoacetate hydrolase family protein, producing the protein MKYARIATDDGPVAGRYEDGVVHTDDGVYEVDTEAAFLPPCEPSALYCVGRNYAATLDQMAYERPDEPAFFIKPPASLVGHEDPIPSPGFSDEVTYAGELAAVIDEPCRNLSEDEVPEVVRGYTILNDMDALDQEDLSARKAFDASGPLGPWIETAVDPTDIDMHTDVAGERRQEANTEQMLFDPYEIIAFLSRRFTFRPGDVISFGSPANPGLVEPGDTVEITYDGVGTLRNTVVDSSERETLPLE; encoded by the coding sequence ATGAAATACGCGCGGATCGCGACCGACGACGGACCGGTTGCCGGACGGTACGAGGACGGCGTCGTTCACACCGACGACGGCGTCTACGAGGTCGACACGGAAGCGGCCTTCCTGCCGCCCTGCGAGCCCTCGGCGCTGTACTGCGTCGGCCGCAACTACGCGGCGACCCTCGATCAGATGGCGTACGAGCGGCCCGACGAACCCGCGTTCTTCATCAAGCCGCCCGCGTCGCTCGTCGGCCACGAGGATCCGATTCCCTCCCCCGGTTTCAGCGACGAAGTGACCTACGCCGGCGAGCTCGCGGCCGTCATCGACGAACCCTGTCGGAACCTCTCGGAGGACGAGGTCCCCGAGGTCGTCCGCGGCTACACGATCCTGAACGATATGGACGCGCTCGACCAGGAGGACCTATCGGCCCGGAAAGCGTTCGACGCCTCCGGTCCGCTCGGCCCGTGGATCGAAACCGCCGTCGACCCGACCGACATCGACATGCACACCGACGTGGCCGGGGAGCGGCGACAGGAAGCCAACACGGAACAGATGCTGTTCGATCCGTACGAGATCATCGCCTTTCTCTCGCGGCGGTTCACCTTCCGTCCCGGTGACGTAATTTCGTTCGGCAGCCCCGCGAATCCCGGCCTCGTCGAACCCGGCGACACCGTCGAGATCACCTACGACGGCGTCGGCACGCTCCGGAACACGGTCGTGGACTCGAGCGAGCGGGAAACGCTCCCGCTCGAGTAG
- a CDS encoding adenosylcobinamide amidohydrolase — protein MTATDADYDAIRRDGVLRVTRPETEWLSTGWNGGRCTADCAYNVSVPEGWERTDLEAYVDERLERAGFEPTAADTAGPALLTGVDIADARGARRGPVTAYATAGISNPAALPMEPDRVDTNDLDGPATDESVLEQGRGTVNVIVGTTRALAPGALANLIAVAAEAKAATLLAETGFPGTTTDAVIVGHDPSGSPAAFSGSGTEVGAATRACVRDAIRASLRVHYADSDVSLPESVADAAYGVSTDDRAEVFQPALEPEADDDRVSRE, from the coding sequence ATGACTGCGACGGACGCGGACTACGACGCGATCCGACGGGACGGCGTCCTCCGGGTCACTCGACCGGAGACCGAGTGGCTCTCGACCGGCTGGAACGGGGGCCGCTGTACGGCAGACTGCGCGTACAACGTCTCGGTCCCCGAGGGCTGGGAGCGGACCGATCTCGAGGCGTACGTCGACGAGCGCCTCGAGCGCGCGGGATTCGAGCCGACTGCCGCGGACACGGCCGGACCGGCCCTGCTGACCGGCGTCGACATCGCGGACGCTCGCGGCGCTCGCCGGGGTCCGGTGACGGCCTACGCGACCGCCGGAATTTCGAATCCCGCCGCACTGCCGATGGAGCCCGATCGCGTCGATACGAACGATCTCGACGGGCCGGCGACGGACGAATCGGTGCTCGAGCAGGGCCGGGGAACCGTCAACGTCATCGTCGGGACGACGCGGGCCCTTGCGCCGGGCGCGCTGGCGAACCTGATCGCGGTCGCCGCGGAAGCCAAGGCCGCGACGCTGCTCGCCGAAACCGGCTTTCCGGGCACGACGACGGACGCGGTCATCGTCGGCCACGATCCGTCGGGGTCGCCGGCGGCGTTTTCGGGCAGCGGCACCGAGGTCGGCGCGGCGACTCGCGCGTGCGTCCGCGACGCGATTCGGGCGTCGCTGCGCGTTCACTACGCGGACAGCGACGTCTCCCTCCCGGAATCAGTCGCGGACGCGGCGTACGGCGTTTCGACGGACGATCGCGCCGAGGTTTTTCAGCCGGCGCTCGAGCCAGAAGCCGACGACGATCGCGTTTCGAGGGAGTGA
- the cobS gene encoding adenosylcobinamide-GDP ribazoletransferase yields MAVTGRWIGAVRGALGFLTRLPVGYRDGDWDAFRATPAAFPIVGLVTGSIAAIPLLAAGTLAAPSVALGYLLSVYAVTGIHHLDGVADLGDALVVHGDLERRREVLKDTTTGVGALLAVAITVAALALGGLGLAGLPVRAAVGVAIGAEVGTKLGMVAMACFGRAASDGMGKRFTDAATPASFLLPAAVAIAAAAGIGTALGRPLPVAVALTGSSAGIGVPWYWADRHLGGINGDIFGAANEIGRVAGVHLGVIAWTLS; encoded by the coding sequence ATGGCGGTGACCGGTCGCTGGATCGGTGCCGTTCGCGGTGCGCTCGGATTTCTGACGCGGCTCCCGGTCGGCTACCGTGACGGCGACTGGGACGCGTTCCGAGCGACGCCGGCGGCGTTTCCGATCGTCGGTCTCGTGACGGGTTCGATAGCGGCGATCCCGCTACTTGCTGCGGGAACGCTCGCAGCCCCGTCCGTCGCGCTGGGATACCTGCTGTCGGTGTACGCCGTGACGGGGATCCACCACCTCGACGGCGTCGCCGACCTGGGCGACGCACTGGTCGTCCACGGCGACCTCGAACGGCGGCGAGAGGTGCTGAAGGACACGACAACAGGCGTGGGCGCGCTACTGGCGGTCGCGATCACCGTCGCCGCGCTGGCGCTCGGCGGCCTCGGTCTGGCTGGTCTCCCCGTCCGCGCGGCGGTCGGCGTCGCGATCGGCGCGGAAGTCGGAACGAAACTCGGGATGGTCGCGATGGCCTGTTTCGGCCGCGCGGCGTCCGACGGGATGGGCAAGCGGTTCACCGACGCGGCCACGCCTGCGTCGTTCCTGCTGCCCGCAGCGGTCGCCATCGCCGCGGCCGCCGGTATCGGGACCGCTCTGGGTCGGCCCCTCCCCGTCGCGGTCGCGCTCACCGGTTCCTCCGCCGGGATCGGAGTCCCGTGGTACTGGGCCGACCGCCATCTCGGGGGGATCAACGGCGATATCTTCGGCGCGGCCAACGAGATCGGTCGCGTCGCCGGCGTCCACCTGGGGGTGATCGCGTGGACGCTGTCGTGA
- a CDS encoding translation initiation factor eIF-1A, whose amino-acid sequence MSEDSGRRNLRMPNSDEVFAVVTEHLGGNHVRLRCEDGEERLGRIPGRMKYRTWIEQDDIVVAEPWDWQDEKATIEWRYTGQDADQLRREGHID is encoded by the coding sequence GTGTCAGAAGACTCCGGGCGACGGAACCTCCGTATGCCCAACAGCGATGAAGTATTCGCCGTCGTAACCGAACACCTCGGTGGCAATCACGTTCGCCTCCGCTGTGAGGACGGCGAGGAGCGTCTCGGCCGCATTCCCGGGCGCATGAAATACCGTACCTGGATCGAGCAAGACGACATCGTCGTCGCCGAGCCATGGGACTGGCAGGACGAAAAGGCCACCATCGAGTGGCGCTACACTGGTCAGGACGCAGATCAACTGCGTCGCGAAGGCCACATCGATTGA
- a CDS encoding YkgJ family cysteine cluster protein — protein sequence MSADATRRVEVYPDREVVVEFDPDLTFECVDDCTWCCHHGVLLYDRDLLELAQRANLAETTTEFRGEKFVTREAKDRDDHVAEDGHACAFLREDGLCSLHLEEDWKPTRCSVFPLGVWLEGGDLHVDIRESAHEHCEGLNVSERHVIDNLEAFLPEVLWDLENPDSDREL from the coding sequence GTGAGCGCTGACGCTACGCGACGCGTCGAGGTGTATCCCGACCGCGAGGTCGTCGTCGAGTTCGATCCCGACCTCACCTTCGAGTGCGTCGACGACTGCACGTGGTGTTGCCACCACGGCGTGCTCCTCTACGATCGAGACCTCCTCGAGCTCGCCCAGCGGGCGAACCTCGCCGAGACCACGACGGAGTTTCGCGGCGAGAAGTTCGTCACGCGCGAGGCGAAAGACCGCGACGACCACGTCGCCGAGGACGGCCACGCCTGCGCCTTTTTGCGGGAGGACGGCCTCTGCTCGCTGCACCTCGAGGAGGACTGGAAACCCACCCGATGTTCGGTCTTTCCGCTCGGGGTCTGGCTCGAGGGCGGCGACCTCCACGTCGACATTCGGGAATCGGCCCACGAGCACTGCGAGGGGCTAAACGTCAGCGAGCGGCACGTTATCGACAACCTCGAGGCCTTTCTCCCGGAAGTACTGTGGGACCTCGAGAATCCGGATTCGGACCGCGAGCTCTAG
- a CDS encoding NTP transferase domain-containing protein, whose protein sequence is MCGGKGTRLESPHEKPLYPIEGTAMVDLVLAGLRGSEIETIYAAVSPNAPETRAHLEEHDAVTTIETAGDGYVADLMALLERPDLAPPVLTVAADLPLLEGPVVDRILAAHGDSDASRTVCVPAALKRRLGASIDARLEPDDHLAPTGVNVVGTTDESTTTTMTDVRYDPRLAVNVNRLEDARVAADRLQRRSAEGR, encoded by the coding sequence ATGTGCGGCGGGAAGGGTACCCGCCTCGAGAGTCCCCACGAGAAGCCGCTGTACCCGATCGAGGGGACGGCGATGGTCGATCTCGTGCTGGCCGGACTCCGGGGGAGCGAAATCGAGACGATCTACGCCGCGGTCTCGCCGAACGCGCCGGAGACGCGGGCCCACCTCGAGGAACACGATGCCGTGACGACGATCGAGACGGCCGGCGACGGCTACGTGGCCGACCTGATGGCCCTCCTCGAGCGGCCCGACCTCGCGCCACCGGTTCTGACCGTCGCCGCGGACCTGCCGCTGCTCGAGGGGCCGGTTGTCGACCGGATACTTGCGGCGCACGGCGACAGCGACGCCTCGCGGACCGTCTGCGTTCCCGCGGCGCTCAAACGGCGCCTCGGGGCCAGTATCGACGCGCGACTCGAGCCCGACGACCACCTCGCGCCGACCGGGGTCAACGTCGTCGGCACGACGGACGAATCCACGACTACGACTATGACCGACGTACGCTACGATCCACGACTGGCGGTGAACGTGAACCGACTCGAAGACGCCCGCGTCGCGGCCGACCGGCTGCAGCGCCGATCCGCGGAGGGGCGCTAA
- a CDS encoding threonine-phosphate decarboxylase — MDPDSIRTGKRVPHGGESDRDLLDFSANTNPRTPDGVADVYADALEESRRYPDDDYPEFRAAAAAFVGCEPDRVIPTPGGLAAIRLAMEVTLEPGDEALVPYPSFGEYAREVELQGATPRFVRYDELCEIGPTVLEASALAVICTPNNPTGDAIDSDALEAFAARCADAGTTLLIDEAFLGFTDRSSAAELERENVVVARSLTKLFGLPGLRAGFAVASGEQRDALATARRTWSLGTPAARVGAHCLRRDEFVRDTRERVAGERERMREALERRFEVHESVAPYLLCDVGDRDASAVIDDARAAGVTIRDATTFRALDSHIRVAVKHRAANDRLLAALGVRDDEDDSRETER; from the coding sequence GTGGACCCTGATTCGATCCGAACCGGGAAGCGGGTCCCTCACGGCGGCGAATCCGACCGCGACCTGCTGGATTTCTCGGCCAACACCAACCCGCGTACCCCCGACGGCGTCGCGGACGTGTACGCCGACGCGCTCGAGGAGTCCCGCCGCTATCCGGACGACGACTATCCGGAGTTCCGGGCCGCCGCGGCGGCGTTCGTCGGCTGCGAACCGGACCGGGTAATTCCTACTCCGGGCGGGCTCGCCGCGATCCGACTGGCGATGGAAGTCACGCTCGAACCGGGCGACGAGGCGCTGGTTCCCTATCCGAGCTTCGGCGAGTACGCCCGCGAAGTCGAGCTACAGGGAGCGACACCGCGGTTCGTTCGCTACGACGAGCTGTGCGAGATCGGACCGACCGTGCTCGAGGCGTCTGCGCTCGCGGTGATCTGTACCCCGAACAATCCCACCGGGGACGCGATCGATTCGGACGCGCTCGAGGCGTTCGCAGCCCGCTGTGCGGACGCCGGCACGACGCTCCTGATCGACGAGGCCTTCCTCGGCTTCACCGACCGCTCGTCGGCCGCCGAACTCGAGCGGGAGAACGTCGTCGTCGCCCGCTCGCTCACCAAACTGTTCGGCCTCCCGGGACTCCGCGCCGGCTTCGCCGTCGCGAGCGGCGAACAGCGGGACGCGCTCGCGACCGCCCGTCGCACGTGGTCGCTCGGGACGCCGGCCGCTCGAGTCGGGGCGCACTGCCTGCGGCGGGACGAGTTCGTTCGCGACACGCGCGAACGCGTCGCCGGCGAGCGCGAGCGGATGCGCGAGGCGCTCGAGCGGCGGTTCGAGGTCCACGAATCGGTCGCCCCGTACCTCCTCTGTGACGTGGGGGATCGGGACGCATCGGCCGTGATCGACGACGCGCGAGCGGCCGGCGTGACGATCCGCGACGCGACGACCTTCCGCGCGCTCGACTCCCATATCCGGGTCGCGGTCAAGCACCGCGCGGCGAACGACCGACTGCTCGCGGCGCTCGGCGTTCGCGATGACGAAGACGACAGCCGCGAAACCGAGCGATGA
- the cobT gene encoding nicotinate mononucleotide-dependent phosphoribosyltransferase CobT, whose amino-acid sequence MRLLLPAGTTETALIDGISAAGAAPELMEHTPSADVEILEYGEPVMSPVTPVSPNGCPTPAAVTRAVREVVDFDVSVIDAGLTQSTAAPTVDLDAGPGDDIRESVAVPDATAVFDRAYDYGASLPDDRLVIGETVPGGTTTALGVLTALGEPAGVSSSLPENPIERKRRVVDEALAASNLEPGECDGAPLEAIEAVGDPVQPTVAGIAAGALEAGADVTLAGGTQMVAVAALLRHAGIDAPLSIATTSFVADEQGSRLADACERFDCELTVTDPGFDERDHVAMARYCAGEAKEGVAMGGALSLVPEGRMGEVRDRLEAVCARLGIESDGGESGAENDDAGSEPAAGNRGP is encoded by the coding sequence ATGCGGCTCCTCCTCCCTGCCGGAACGACCGAAACGGCGCTGATCGACGGCATCAGCGCCGCCGGGGCTGCCCCGGAGCTGATGGAACACACGCCCTCGGCGGACGTCGAAATCCTCGAGTACGGGGAGCCGGTCATGTCGCCGGTAACGCCCGTGAGTCCGAACGGCTGTCCCACACCCGCCGCCGTGACCCGGGCGGTTCGGGAGGTCGTCGACTTCGACGTGTCGGTGATCGACGCGGGACTCACCCAGTCGACGGCCGCGCCGACGGTCGACCTCGACGCGGGGCCCGGCGACGACATCCGCGAATCGGTGGCCGTGCCGGACGCGACGGCCGTCTTCGACCGCGCGTACGACTACGGCGCGAGCCTGCCGGACGACCGGCTCGTGATCGGCGAGACGGTCCCCGGCGGGACGACGACCGCGCTCGGGGTTCTCACCGCGCTCGGCGAACCCGCCGGCGTCTCCTCCTCGCTGCCCGAGAACCCGATCGAACGCAAGCGCCGCGTGGTCGACGAGGCGCTGGCCGCGAGCAACCTCGAGCCGGGCGAGTGCGACGGTGCGCCGCTCGAGGCGATCGAAGCCGTGGGGGATCCCGTCCAACCGACGGTGGCCGGGATCGCAGCCGGCGCGCTCGAGGCCGGCGCTGACGTGACGCTGGCCGGCGGGACCCAGATGGTCGCCGTTGCAGCCCTGTTGCGCCACGCCGGGATCGACGCGCCGCTGTCGATCGCGACCACTTCCTTCGTGGCCGACGAGCAGGGGAGTCGACTCGCGGACGCCTGCGAGCGCTTCGACTGCGAGCTCACCGTCACCGATCCCGGCTTCGACGAGCGCGATCACGTCGCGATGGCGCGCTACTGCGCCGGCGAGGCCAAGGAGGGCGTCGCAATGGGCGGCGCGCTCTCGCTCGTCCCCGAGGGCCGGATGGGCGAGGTCAGGGACCGGCTCGAGGCGGTCTGTGCTCGGTTGGGGATCGAGAGCGACGGCGGTGAATCGGGTGCCGAAAACGACGACGCCGGGAGCGAGCCTGCAGCGGGGAACCGTGGACCCTGA